One stretch of Methylococcus capsulatus DNA includes these proteins:
- the purD gene encoding phosphoribosylamine--glycine ligase: MKILIVGSGGREHALAWKAAQSPRARKVFVAPGNAGTALEPGIKNVAIAADDVAGLLAFAKEEGVMLTIVGPEAPLVAGIVDAFRAAGLACFGPTRQAAQLEGSKAFCKDFLARHGIPTAEYQVFTDAGEAEDYIRQKGAPIVVKADGLAAGKGVIVAQGEDEAIAAVRDMLAGNAFGSAGHRVVVEEFLQGEEASFIVMADGEHALPMATSQDHKARDEGDRGPNTGGMGAYSPAPVVTPEIHQRVMEEIILPTLAGMKADGMPYTGFLYAGLMIAPDGGCKVLEFNCRFGDPETQPIMMRLRSDLVDLCCAAEEGRLDVVKADWDPRVALGVVMAAGGYPFDYRKDDVIEGLGLAIAPGAKVFHAGTRLDGGRVVTAGGRVLCVTALGKTVAQAQAAAYRLVGKIHWPDAYWRRDIGHRAIARGV; encoded by the coding sequence ATGAAAATCCTCATTGTCGGCAGCGGTGGCCGCGAACATGCCCTGGCCTGGAAGGCCGCGCAGTCACCCCGCGCGCGTAAAGTATTCGTGGCGCCTGGCAATGCCGGCACGGCCCTGGAGCCGGGCATCAAGAATGTGGCCATTGCGGCAGATGATGTGGCCGGCCTGCTGGCATTTGCGAAAGAGGAGGGGGTGATGCTCACCATCGTCGGCCCCGAGGCACCGCTGGTTGCCGGTATCGTCGACGCCTTCCGTGCCGCGGGACTGGCCTGTTTCGGACCGACCCGGCAGGCGGCCCAGTTGGAAGGCTCCAAGGCCTTTTGCAAGGACTTCCTGGCCCGCCATGGCATTCCGACTGCGGAATATCAGGTTTTCACCGACGCCGGGGAAGCCGAGGACTACATCCGCCAAAAAGGTGCGCCCATCGTGGTCAAGGCCGATGGGCTGGCGGCCGGCAAAGGCGTGATCGTGGCGCAGGGGGAGGATGAGGCGATCGCGGCCGTGCGCGACATGCTGGCCGGCAACGCCTTCGGCAGCGCCGGGCACCGGGTCGTGGTCGAGGAGTTCCTCCAGGGGGAGGAAGCCAGCTTCATCGTCATGGCGGATGGCGAGCATGCCCTGCCGATGGCGACATCGCAGGATCACAAAGCGCGCGACGAAGGTGATCGGGGCCCGAACACCGGTGGCATGGGGGCCTATTCTCCGGCGCCGGTGGTGACGCCGGAAATCCACCAGCGGGTGATGGAGGAAATCATCCTGCCGACGCTTGCCGGCATGAAGGCGGACGGGATGCCCTATACCGGGTTTCTCTATGCCGGACTGATGATCGCTCCGGATGGCGGCTGCAAGGTGCTGGAGTTCAACTGCCGTTTCGGCGATCCGGAAACCCAACCCATCATGATGCGGCTGCGCAGCGACTTGGTGGACCTTTGCTGCGCCGCGGAGGAGGGCAGGCTCGATGTGGTGAAGGCCGACTGGGATCCGCGCGTGGCGCTCGGAGTGGTGATGGCCGCCGGGGGTTATCCGTTCGATTATCGTAAAGACGATGTGATAGAAGGGCTGGGACTGGCTATTGCGCCTGGCGCCAAAGTGTTCCATGCGGGAACCCGTCTGGACGGCGGTCGGGTGGTCACGGCCGGCGGCCGGGTGCTCTGCGTCACGGCGTTGGGGAAGACCGTCGCGCAGGCGCAGGCCGCCGCCTACCGGCTGGTGGGGAAGATCCACTGGCCGGATGCGTATTGGCGCCGGGACATCGGTCACCGCGCCATCGCGCGCGGCGTCTGA
- a CDS encoding paraquat-inducible protein A produces the protein MAKHAITAAEAGYLLCHCCHLLCRPQPGSIHSRCPRCGAVLHRRKPNSLARTWALTLTAYILYIPANLLPIMTVTMSGRGEPDTILSGVKELIVGGMWPLALLVFFASITVPVLKLLALTFLLLSVRFGSHWRPWERTVLYRLTESIGRWSMIDVFVITILVAVVELGTLATIEAGAGAVAFGGVVVVTMFAAMSFDPRLIWDCMAPKDGEVSSHSRPEGAYRMQR, from the coding sequence ATGGCTAAGCATGCGATTACGGCCGCCGAGGCCGGGTATCTGCTCTGCCACTGCTGTCATTTGCTCTGTCGGCCGCAGCCCGGATCGATCCATTCCCGCTGCCCGCGCTGCGGCGCGGTCCTGCACCGGCGCAAACCCAACAGCCTGGCGCGGACCTGGGCGCTGACCCTGACGGCTTATATTCTTTACATTCCCGCCAATCTGCTGCCGATCATGACCGTGACGATGTCCGGCCGGGGCGAGCCTGACACTATCCTCAGCGGCGTCAAGGAACTGATCGTGGGCGGCATGTGGCCGTTGGCCCTCCTGGTGTTCTTCGCCAGCATCACGGTGCCGGTGCTCAAGCTCCTGGCGCTGACCTTCCTGCTGCTGTCGGTCCGGTTCGGTTCGCACTGGCGGCCGTGGGAACGCACCGTGCTTTACCGGCTCACCGAATCGATCGGGCGCTGGTCGATGATCGATGTTTTCGTGATCACCATCCTGGTGGCCGTGGTCGAACTGGGGACTCTCGCAACCATTGAAGCCGGCGCCGGTGCCGTGGCGTTCGGCGGCGTGGTCGTGGTGACCATGTTCGCGGCGATGAGTTTCGATCCGCGCCTGATCTGGGATTGCATGGCGCCGAAAGACGGCGAGGTTTCTTCCCATTCCCGCCCCGAGGGCGCCTACAGGATGCAGCGATGA
- a CDS encoding transposase, which translates to MAAPAGSGAEPWHDHFQTVIEVQRQTEVFNPYRRCFEPRQEPPAYYLATCTASAATVAQVIRGHWAIENRLHHGLDVSLDEDSSRIRKNPGVFALLRHFALNLLRHNGQANIRQALFDNALCLQRLLDYEGI; encoded by the coding sequence GTGGCCGCTCCCGCGGGCAGCGGCGCCGAACCCTGGCACGACCACTTCCAGACCGTGATCGAGGTGCAGCGCCAGACCGAAGTGTTCAACCCCTACCGCCGCTGTTTCGAGCCCCGCCAGGAACCCCCCGCCTATTATTTGGCGACCTGCACGGCCTCGGCGGCCACGGTAGCTCAGGTCATCCGCGGCCATTGGGCCATCGAAAACCGCCTTCACCATGGGCTCGATGTCTCACTCGACGAGGACTCCAGCCGCATCCGCAAAAATCCCGGCGTCTTTGCCCTGCTGCGCCATTTCGCCTTGAACCTCTTGCGACACAATGGACAAGCCAACATCCGACAAGCCCTTTTCGACAATGCCCTCTGCCTGCAGCGGCTCTTGGACTATGAGGGGATATAG
- a CDS encoding ISAs1 family transposase — protein MNPAYGCRWRRTPVYRSIRYALQGLDVQALAPQFRAHAARLAEGAAVIALDGKTLRGSLDRFEDRKAARVLSAFATEERIVLGQILIEDAGKDHEIQAAQRLIETLGLSGRLYTLDALHLQKTVETVLATGNDLLVQLKGNHPKRLAAVRTLCQSRAHAEQHYTVDQGRRNRIEQRTLRLWPLPRAAAPNPGTTTSRP, from the coding sequence TTGAACCCGGCCTACGGTTGCCGGTGGCGGCGCACGCCGGTTTACCGTTCGATCCGCTATGCCTTGCAGGGCTTGGATGTGCAAGCCCTGGCGCCGCAGTTTCGCGCCCATGCCGCGCGCTTGGCCGAAGGGGCGGCGGTGATTGCGCTCGACGGCAAGACCTTGCGCGGCAGCCTGGACCGTTTCGAGGACCGCAAGGCCGCCCGGGTGCTCAGCGCCTTCGCCACCGAAGAGCGGATCGTGCTGGGCCAGATCCTGATCGAGGATGCGGGCAAGGACCATGAAATCCAGGCGGCCCAGCGCCTCATCGAAACCTTGGGATTGAGCGGGCGGCTCTATACGCTCGATGCCCTCCACCTTCAAAAAACGGTTGAAACCGTGCTTGCCACCGGCAACGACCTCCTGGTGCAGCTCAAAGGCAATCATCCCAAGCGGCTGGCCGCGGTGCGGACGCTATGCCAGAGCCGAGCCCACGCCGAACAGCACTACACCGTCGACCAGGGCCGGCGCAACCGCATCGAACAGCGCACCCTGCGCCTGTGGCCGCTCCCGCGGGCAGCGGCGCCGAACCCTGGCACGACCACTTCCAGACCGTGA
- a CDS encoding PqiC family protein, whose translation MMRSTFLAASLAALLLGGCGTSPDTRFYVLSAAQEPVRALAGQEREIALGVGPVELPEYLDRPQIVTRTGQNELQLAEFDKWAASLKDSVTQVLAENLATRLPSRKVVTYPWKRSAQVDYQLVVKVIRFEGSGGEAVLNVRWSVVSGDGKTELLVRESSYAEPAAGTDYRATVAAMSRALARFSRDVAEAVRGLSRG comes from the coding sequence ATGATGCGATCCACCTTTCTGGCGGCGAGCCTCGCCGCGCTGCTCCTCGGCGGCTGCGGCACCAGCCCCGACACCCGCTTCTACGTGCTGTCAGCCGCCCAGGAGCCGGTCCGCGCGCTTGCCGGTCAGGAGCGCGAGATCGCACTCGGCGTGGGCCCGGTCGAATTGCCGGAGTACCTGGACCGTCCCCAGATCGTGACGCGTACCGGCCAGAACGAGCTCCAGCTCGCCGAATTCGACAAATGGGCGGCATCGCTCAAAGACAGCGTGACCCAGGTGCTCGCGGAAAACCTCGCCACGCGCCTTCCGAGTCGGAAAGTAGTGACCTACCCGTGGAAGCGTTCGGCCCAGGTGGATTATCAGCTCGTGGTGAAGGTAATCCGGTTCGAAGGGAGCGGGGGGGAGGCCGTGCTGAACGTGCGCTGGTCGGTGGTCAGCGGCGACGGCAAGACCGAGCTGCTGGTCCGTGAGTCCAGCTATGCGGAGCCTGCCGCCGGGACGGACTACCGCGCGACCGTGGCCGCCATGAGCCGGGCGCTGGCCCGGTTCAGCCGGGACGTGGCCGAAGCGGTAAGGGGGCTGAGCCGAGGCTGA
- a CDS encoding MT-A70 family methyltransferase, with protein sequence MAGKIYNIAEPNPSEDLLAKMAGQFSTILADPPWQFQNKTGKVAPEHRRLLRYPTMELKEIIELPVSKLAAARSHLYLWVPNALLQEGLKVMEAWGFTYKTNLVWYKTRKDGGPDGRGVGFYFRNVTELVLFGVRGSMRTLGPGRTQVNLFSSRKREHSRKPDQIYDLIESCSPGPYLELFARFPREGWKQWGNENVEENSYYGVAKRKGHSDHQLRLLESPRGYRVEK encoded by the coding sequence ATGGCTGGGAAAATCTATAACATTGCGGAACCTAATCCTTCGGAAGACTTGCTCGCGAAGATGGCGGGGCAGTTTTCCACGATACTGGCAGATCCGCCCTGGCAGTTCCAGAACAAGACCGGAAAGGTGGCACCAGAACACAGACGACTGCTGCGCTATCCGACCATGGAATTGAAGGAAATCATCGAACTTCCAGTGTCCAAGTTGGCGGCTGCGCGTTCCCATCTGTACTTGTGGGTTCCGAATGCCCTTCTTCAAGAAGGGCTCAAGGTCATGGAAGCATGGGGCTTTACCTACAAGACCAACCTCGTTTGGTACAAGACGAGGAAAGACGGTGGCCCAGACGGGCGTGGGGTCGGGTTCTATTTCCGCAACGTAACGGAACTCGTTCTGTTCGGGGTACGTGGGAGCATGCGAACCCTTGGCCCTGGACGGACTCAGGTCAATCTCTTCTCGTCTCGAAAGCGGGAGCATTCAAGAAAGCCTGATCAAATCTACGATCTCATAGAGTCGTGCTCTCCGGGGCCCTACCTAGAGTTGTTTGCGAGATTTCCGCGCGAGGGTTGGAAGCAGTGGGGCAATGAAAATGTCGAGGAGAACTCATACTACGGAGTGGCGAAGCGAAAGGGGCATTCGGACCATCAGCTTAGGCTGTTGGAGTCCCCACGGGGCTATCGCGTGGAGAAATGA
- a CDS encoding group II intron maturase-specific domain-containing protein, whose amino-acid sequence MILVKSQRAGERVKDSVTRFLTRKLKLVVNEQKSRVVKTNTAEFLGFNFQGTKLRWSDRAFEDFKHQVRKLTGRSWGVSMAYRFHKLAQYVRGWMGYFGISVTHARSPTISPGAK is encoded by the coding sequence GTGATTCTGGTGAAGAGTCAGCGGGCCGGTGAGCGGGTCAAGGACAGCGTCACACGCTTCCTGACCCGCAAGCTCAAGCTGGTGGTCAACGAGCAGAAAAGTCGGGTGGTCAAGACCAACACAGCCGAATTCCTGGGGTTCAATTTCCAGGGAACCAAGCTGCGCTGGTCCGACCGGGCGTTCGAGGACTTCAAGCACCAGGTTCGGAAACTGACTGGGCGCAGTTGGGGCGTCTCGATGGCTTACCGGTTTCACAAGCTGGCCCAATACGTCCGCGGCTGGATGGGTTACTTTGGCATCTCGGTGACTCACGCCCGATCCCCGACTATTTCGCCGGGAGCGAAATAG
- a CDS encoding reverse transcriptase domain-containing protein, with the protein MSHSQPLMNPTGGDGLRRGRMQPALHDELMARVLDPVNLRRAWKRVKANRGAPGCDGMRIEDFPEFARSQWTEIRQQLNDGRYQPEPVRRVSIPKPGGGERLLGMPTVVDRVSQQAMAQVLMPIFDSGFSESRLRIPSLGFVLRTRLRLSKIVPDDFVGFRPGRSAHGALRQVQAHLEAGYRIAVDLDLAKFFDHVQHDVLLARVARKLGDKRLLALIGRYLRAGVLVGESIQATELGTPQGGPLSPLLTNILLEDIWTRNWKGVATDSSAMRTTW; encoded by the coding sequence ATGAGTCACTCGCAGCCGTTGATGAACCCGACCGGGGGAGACGGCCTGCGGCGTGGTCGCATGCAGCCAGCCTTGCACGATGAGCTGATGGCGCGGGTCTTGGACCCTGTGAACTTGCGACGGGCATGGAAGCGGGTGAAGGCCAATCGGGGCGCGCCCGGCTGTGATGGGATGCGCATCGAGGACTTTCCAGAGTTTGCGCGTTCGCAGTGGACCGAGATTCGCCAGCAATTGAACGATGGCCGCTACCAGCCTGAACCGGTGCGCCGGGTGTCGATCCCGAAGCCGGGAGGCGGTGAGCGACTGCTGGGTATGCCGACCGTCGTGGATCGGGTGAGCCAGCAGGCCATGGCGCAAGTATTGATGCCGATCTTCGATTCGGGCTTTTCCGAATCGAGGTTGCGAATCCCTTCCTTGGGATTCGTCCTTCGGACCCGCCTTCGGCTGTCCAAAATCGTTCCCGACGATTTTGTCGGCTTTCGACCGGGACGCTCTGCCCATGGAGCGCTGAGACAGGTACAAGCCCATCTTGAGGCCGGTTACCGTATCGCTGTCGACCTGGACTTGGCGAAATTTTTCGACCACGTTCAGCACGATGTCTTGCTGGCCCGCGTGGCCCGCAAGCTCGGCGACAAGCGGTTGTTGGCATTGATTGGCCGCTACCTGCGGGCAGGTGTTCTGGTCGGAGAATCCATCCAGGCAACGGAATTGGGGACGCCGCAAGGCGGCCCACTGTCGCCGTTGCTCACCAACATCCTGTTGGAGGATATCTGGACAAGGAATTGGAAGGGCGTGGCCACCGATTCGTCCGCTATGCGGACGACCTGGTGA
- a CDS encoding intermembrane transport protein PqiB: MNESPKEGAGDAPEYDAWEAEVKSSRGLPLVWLIPLVALGIGIWLAYKTLSEEGPTITLLFKEAPGLEAGKSKIKFKDVEIGTVESVVLNEDLTGVVVTAKMEKHVATHLGENTAFWVVKPELGLAGVSGLDTLMAGNYIAVEFGGGKVVRSFVGLEHPPRIKADTPGRTFFLAADSAGPLKYGTPIYFRDIQVGQVVDVGLAEDNQSVQVEIFIDAPYHRMVHNSTRFWQVSGIDLSLSAQGVNLKVGSIMSLLQGGITFETPTLNDPKVQSSEPNTHFRLHKDFASIAEGTYTLRQPYLLFFDDSVRGLSVGAPVELKGIRVGTVTELKLALDFGAHKIRIPVVIEIDPERLIPYGAEEVIQRVKEEYKAAMESGRRPFMEKLVERGLRARLKTGNLLTGQLYVDLDFYPESPLKSLDYSGQYPELPTLPSVADELQRNVTEIVANLKKLPLDKIGQELLGTVQGSNRLMNSPELKEAIVSLNAAMKDLRHLAQTADREMVTLSTEAEKSLSATARVLEQLEPGSAMAVDISNALEELAASARSIRALTDYLERHPEALLHGKGGSGGKP, encoded by the coding sequence ATGAACGAATCCCCGAAGGAAGGCGCTGGCGATGCTCCGGAATACGATGCCTGGGAGGCGGAGGTCAAATCCTCACGCGGCCTGCCGCTGGTATGGCTGATTCCTCTGGTGGCGCTGGGCATAGGCATCTGGCTGGCCTATAAGACGCTGAGCGAGGAGGGGCCGACCATCACCCTGCTGTTCAAGGAGGCGCCGGGGCTCGAGGCGGGAAAAAGCAAGATCAAGTTCAAAGACGTGGAAATCGGCACGGTCGAATCGGTCGTGCTCAACGAGGATCTGACGGGGGTCGTCGTCACCGCCAAGATGGAGAAGCACGTCGCCACTCACCTCGGTGAAAACACCGCCTTCTGGGTGGTGAAGCCGGAACTGGGGCTGGCCGGCGTCTCCGGCCTGGACACCCTGATGGCAGGAAACTACATCGCCGTCGAGTTCGGTGGCGGCAAGGTGGTCCGCAGCTTCGTCGGACTCGAACATCCGCCACGGATCAAAGCCGACACCCCGGGCCGCACTTTCTTCCTGGCAGCGGACAGCGCGGGCCCCTTGAAATACGGTACGCCGATCTACTTCCGCGACATCCAGGTCGGACAAGTGGTCGACGTCGGCTTGGCCGAGGATAACCAGAGCGTCCAGGTCGAAATCTTCATTGATGCACCCTATCACCGCATGGTGCACAACAGCACGCGCTTCTGGCAGGTCAGCGGGATCGATCTGTCCCTCAGTGCCCAGGGCGTCAACCTCAAGGTCGGTTCGATCATGTCCCTGCTCCAAGGCGGCATCACCTTCGAAACGCCGACGCTCAACGATCCCAAGGTGCAGTCCAGCGAGCCCAACACCCATTTCAGGCTGCACAAGGATTTCGCCAGCATCGCCGAAGGGACCTATACGCTGCGCCAGCCTTATCTGCTGTTCTTCGATGACTCCGTCCGGGGGTTGAGCGTGGGCGCGCCGGTCGAACTCAAGGGCATCAGGGTCGGCACAGTGACCGAGCTGAAGCTCGCGCTGGATTTCGGCGCGCATAAGATTCGGATTCCCGTCGTCATCGAAATCGACCCCGAGCGGCTCATTCCCTATGGTGCGGAGGAAGTCATCCAGCGGGTCAAGGAAGAATACAAGGCGGCAATGGAGAGCGGCCGGCGTCCGTTCATGGAAAAGCTGGTGGAGCGGGGCCTCCGCGCCCGCCTCAAGACCGGTAACCTCTTGACCGGACAACTTTACGTCGACCTCGATTTCTACCCGGAGAGCCCGCTGAAAAGTCTGGATTACAGCGGTCAGTACCCCGAGCTGCCGACCCTGCCCTCGGTGGCGGACGAGTTGCAACGGAACGTCACGGAGATCGTGGCGAACTTGAAAAAGCTGCCTCTGGACAAGATCGGCCAGGAGCTGCTCGGCACCGTACAAGGCAGCAATCGCCTCATGAATTCGCCGGAGCTCAAGGAGGCCATCGTCTCCCTGAACGCCGCCATGAAGGACCTGCGCCATCTGGCCCAGACCGCGGACCGGGAAATGGTGACCCTCAGCACGGAGGCGGAAAAGAGCCTCAGCGCCACCGCCAGGGTGCTGGAGCAACTCGAACCCGGATCGGCGATGGCGGTGGACATCAGCAACGCGCTGGAAGAACTCGCCGCCTCCGCTCGTTCCATCCGCGCCTTGACCGACTATCTCGAACGCCATCCGGAAGCCCTGTTGCACGGCAAGGGCGGCTCGGGAGGCAAGCCATGA
- a CDS encoding NUDIX hydrolase yields MKYCSQCAAPLRLGIPAGDDRPRHICDACGTIHYRNPKVIAGCIPVWNGQVLLCRRAIEPRYGFWTLPAGFMELEETLEQAAERESYEEATARVRIGSLYTLFSLPHLSQIYAFFRAELLSPDVAAGLESLETRLFEENEIPWDELAFETVRRSLTLFFQDRRSGAFGLHVETLGPDSLLIRD; encoded by the coding sequence ATGAAGTACTGTAGCCAGTGCGCCGCGCCGCTGCGCCTGGGGATTCCAGCGGGAGACGACCGGCCCCGCCACATTTGCGACGCCTGCGGCACTATCCATTACCGCAACCCCAAAGTGATCGCCGGCTGCATCCCGGTGTGGAACGGCCAGGTCCTGCTGTGCCGGCGCGCCATCGAGCCACGCTACGGGTTTTGGACTCTGCCCGCCGGCTTCATGGAGCTGGAAGAGACGCTGGAACAGGCGGCGGAGCGCGAGTCCTACGAGGAAGCCACTGCCCGGGTGCGGATCGGTTCGCTTTACACTCTGTTCAGCCTGCCGCATCTGTCGCAGATCTATGCCTTCTTCCGGGCCGAGCTGCTCAGCCCGGACGTGGCCGCCGGCCTGGAAAGCCTGGAAACGCGACTGTTCGAAGAAAACGAAATCCCCTGGGATGAGTTGGCTTTCGAAACCGTACGCCGCTCGCTCACCCTGTTCTTCCAGGACCGGCGCAGCGGCGCCTTCGGCCTACACGTGGAAACGCTAGGGCCGGACAGCCTCCTGATCCGCGATTAG
- a CDS encoding paraquat-inducible protein A, with amino-acid sequence MMESCAGEYAVAEYALVACHDCDLLFRKPRLRPGQKARCPRCGAVLFQRKRSGMDQSLALACTSLVLFILANAYPLLRMNIAGRVQEGSLLTGIEELYSQGYWEISVLVFVVTFLAPLAKMLCLFYVLLPLWLFGRRAPKAERVFRWMEQLSPWAMTEVFMLGILVAVVKLADLAALTPGIALYSFAGLMVTMAAGDAMLDDHEVWERLEAADG; translated from the coding sequence ATGATGGAATCCTGCGCGGGTGAGTATGCGGTCGCCGAGTATGCCCTCGTCGCCTGCCACGACTGCGATCTGCTGTTCCGCAAACCCCGGTTGCGGCCGGGGCAGAAGGCGCGTTGCCCCCGTTGTGGCGCGGTCCTGTTTCAGCGCAAGCGCAGCGGGATGGATCAGTCGCTCGCGCTGGCATGCACCAGCCTGGTCCTGTTCATTCTGGCCAATGCTTATCCCTTGCTGCGGATGAACATCGCGGGCCGGGTACAGGAAGGCTCGTTGCTGACGGGAATCGAGGAACTCTATTCGCAAGGCTATTGGGAGATTTCCGTGCTGGTGTTCGTTGTCACTTTTCTGGCGCCACTGGCCAAGATGCTTTGCCTCTTCTACGTGCTGCTGCCGCTGTGGCTGTTCGGACGGCGGGCGCCGAAGGCCGAGCGGGTATTCCGCTGGATGGAGCAGTTGTCGCCCTGGGCCATGACGGAGGTGTTCATGCTGGGCATCCTGGTGGCTGTGGTCAAACTGGCCGATCTGGCCGCTCTCACCCCAGGCATTGCGCTTTATTCCTTCGCTGGCCTGATGGTGACCATGGCAGCGGGCGATGCCATGCTGGACGACCATGAGGTTTGGGAACGGCTGGAGGCCGCGGATGGCTAA
- a CDS encoding PHP domain-containing protein, whose amino-acid sequence MYDLHSHSTASDGTLSPAELVRTAVASGIRTLALTDHDSVAGLADAGAAAVEAGLRLIPGVELSVTWESRTIHIVGLNIAPDHPGLDEGMRRLQAVRFERAQEMDRRLEKKGIPGTLEIAARLAGAGMVTRTHFARALVQLGQAANVRDVFDKFLTQGKPGHVPTVWAEMTAAVGWIIDAGGVAVLAHPQRYKMTGSWIGRLAGDFKAAGGQAIEVVSGNATLSDIQTNAGIARRYGLLASVGSDYHGPEQVWLRLGKIPPLPAGLTPVWTRWETAQ is encoded by the coding sequence TTGTACGACCTCCACTCCCATTCGACCGCCTCCGACGGCACGCTCTCCCCCGCCGAACTGGTACGCACCGCTGTCGCCAGCGGCATCCGCACGCTCGCCCTGACCGACCACGATTCGGTGGCCGGCCTGGCCGACGCCGGCGCGGCGGCGGTGGAAGCGGGACTGCGCCTGATTCCCGGCGTCGAACTGTCAGTCACCTGGGAGTCGCGGACCATCCACATCGTGGGCTTGAACATCGCCCCCGATCACCCCGGCCTGGACGAAGGTATGCGCCGACTCCAGGCCGTACGCTTCGAACGTGCGCAGGAAATGGACCGTCGACTGGAGAAGAAAGGCATTCCCGGCACCCTCGAAATCGCGGCAAGGCTGGCCGGCGCCGGCATGGTCACCCGCACCCATTTCGCCCGCGCCCTGGTGCAGCTCGGCCAGGCCGCGAACGTGCGGGACGTCTTCGACAAGTTCCTGACACAGGGCAAGCCGGGCCATGTTCCCACCGTGTGGGCCGAAATGACCGCCGCCGTCGGCTGGATTATCGATGCAGGGGGCGTTGCGGTGCTGGCGCATCCGCAACGCTACAAGATGACCGGAAGCTGGATCGGCCGCCTCGCCGGCGACTTCAAGGCCGCCGGAGGCCAAGCGATTGAAGTCGTTTCCGGCAACGCCACTTTATCCGACATCCAGACCAACGCAGGCATAGCCCGCCGTTACGGGCTGCTGGCATCGGTCGGTTCCGATTACCATGGCCCCGAGCAGGTCTGGCTGAGGCTCGGAAAAATTCCGCCGCTGCCGGCCGGCCTCACGCCGGTCTGGACCCGCTGGGAGACCGCGCAATGA
- a CDS encoding sulfite exporter TauE/SafE family protein codes for MPLWLILVIIGILGGLAAGFFGIGGGLVIVPALIYWAGYSQHMATGTSVAVLLPPIGLAAAAEYYRHGNVDVRAAIILAVTMLIGSWVGAYFANQIPGPYLRLMFGIFVWIVGIYLIYGACERLGWL; via the coding sequence ATGCCGTTATGGCTGATCCTGGTAATCATCGGTATTCTCGGCGGCCTCGCCGCCGGCTTTTTCGGAATCGGCGGCGGATTGGTGATCGTGCCGGCGCTCATTTACTGGGCAGGTTATTCTCAGCACATGGCAACCGGAACATCCGTGGCGGTCCTGCTCCCTCCCATCGGCCTCGCGGCGGCGGCCGAGTATTACCGGCACGGAAACGTGGATGTCCGTGCCGCCATCATTCTGGCCGTGACCATGCTGATCGGTTCCTGGGTGGGCGCTTATTTCGCCAATCAGATTCCAGGCCCCTATCTTCGCCTCATGTTCGGCATTTTCGTATGGATCGTCGGGATTTACCTCATCTATGGCGCTTGCGAACGTCTGGGCTGGCTCTGA
- a CDS encoding DNA-3-methyladenine glycosylase I yields the protein MTSLHRCAWALRSPEETVYHDTEWGVPLHDDVKLFEYLVLDGAQAGLSWTTIIKKREAYRQAFDGFDPAAVAHYDEARIAVLLANPGIVRNRLKIESAVRNARVYLRIQDEFGSFDNYLWRFVDGMPVRNAWRDLCEIPASTPLSDTLSRDLKRRGCNFVGSTICYAFMQAAGLVNDHLVDCFRWSEVNGG from the coding sequence ATGACCTCCCTGCACCGTTGCGCCTGGGCGCTGCGTAGCCCAGAGGAAACCGTCTACCACGATACGGAATGGGGAGTTCCCTTGCATGACGACGTGAAACTGTTCGAATACTTGGTATTGGACGGGGCGCAGGCCGGACTGAGCTGGACCACCATCATCAAGAAGCGGGAAGCCTACCGGCAGGCTTTCGACGGCTTCGATCCGGCAGCCGTCGCCCACTACGACGAGGCCAGGATCGCCGTCCTGCTGGCCAACCCCGGCATCGTGCGCAACCGTCTGAAAATCGAATCCGCCGTGCGCAATGCCCGGGTCTATCTGCGCATCCAGGACGAATTCGGCAGCTTCGACAACTATCTGTGGCGTTTCGTCGACGGCATGCCGGTACGGAACGCCTGGCGCGATCTGTGCGAAATCCCGGCGAGCACGCCACTATCGGATACACTCAGTAGGGACCTCAAACGGCGAGGCTGCAACTTCGTGGGCTCCACCATCTGCTACGCCTTCATGCAGGCGGCGGGGCTGGTGAATGACCACCTGGTCGACTGCTTCCGCTGGAGCGAGGTGAATGGCGGCTGA